In one Sporomusa sphaeroides DSM 2875 genomic region, the following are encoded:
- a CDS encoding FadR/GntR family transcriptional regulator: MLVVEGLANKSLVETTSDAIVKLIVDNEYPVGQKLPNEYELSQLLGVSRNTVREAIRALVSRNVVEIRRGAGTFVSQKMGIADDPLGLTFIKDKEKVFLDLIQVRFLLEPAIASWAAQNATVGEIETLGQLCDEVEQQLLAGENPVKKDIEFHTQIAKCSKNTVVPNLIPIINAAITVFTNIEENKVVSKTIEHHREIFEAIKARRPHDAQDAMLLHLSYNRNKLRKSMHLKETSFLK; this comes from the coding sequence ATGCTGGTGGTTGAGGGTTTGGCAAATAAGTCCCTTGTGGAAACTACTTCAGATGCCATAGTCAAGCTGATTGTTGATAATGAGTATCCTGTCGGACAGAAGCTGCCGAATGAGTATGAGCTTTCGCAGCTTTTGGGCGTAAGCCGCAACACCGTGCGTGAGGCCATTCGGGCGTTGGTGTCCAGAAATGTTGTGGAAATCCGGCGGGGTGCAGGCACCTTTGTTTCGCAAAAAATGGGTATCGCAGATGACCCGCTGGGGCTTACCTTCATCAAAGACAAGGAAAAAGTATTTTTAGACCTGATCCAGGTGCGGTTTCTTCTGGAACCGGCCATTGCCTCCTGGGCGGCACAAAATGCAACAGTCGGAGAGATTGAAACCTTAGGGCAGTTGTGTGATGAAGTGGAGCAGCAGCTGTTGGCCGGTGAAAATCCGGTAAAAAAGGATATTGAATTTCATACCCAAATTGCCAAATGCAGTAAAAATACGGTGGTGCCTAATTTAATTCCCATTATCAATGCGGCTATCACTGTGTTTACCAATATTGAGGAAAATAAAGTGGTAAGCAAAACCATTGAACATCACCGGGAAATTTTTGAAGCCATTAAGGCCCGGCGGCCCCATGACGCGCAAGACGCTATGCTGCTGCATCTGTCTTATAACCGAAATAAGTTAAGGAAAAGTATGCACCTTAAAGAAACCTCATTTCTCAAATAA
- a CDS encoding carbon starvation CstA family protein has product MNGFYLVLIAALVLTICYRYYGAFMAAKVLALDPNRPTPAVVHEDGHDYVPTNKWVTFGHHFAAIAGAGPLVGPVLAAQFGYLPGTIWLLIGACIGGAVHDMIILFASIRHDGKSIAEIAKAEIGKSAGLAAALAVIFILVITMAGMGIAVANALFNSPWGAFTVGATIPIALFIGIYMRYLRPGCVGEASFIGVALVIAAVFGGAWIQHSAWAPFFTLTRSQLDILLPLYGFVAAALPVWLLLAPRDYLSTYMKIGTIAALALGIIIVQPQIQMPAITPFISGGGPVVPGPVWPFVCITVACGAISGFHSVIATGTTPKMITNESEILPIGFGAMLAESFIGLMALIAATSLVPADYFAINSTPAAFAKLGMVVEELPWLSQMVGEDVAGRPGGAVSLAVGMAHIFAKIPGLENFMSFLYHFAIMFEALFILTIIDAGTRVGRYLLQEVGGMIYKPLGDVHWTPGIVFTSALISFAWGYLIFGGSISSIWPLFGLSNQLLASMTLTIGTTVLLRMGKAKYLWVTLVPLSFMLVTALTAGFYNIFEFYLPKGQMLLAGSSAVMMILIVFVIIDAVKVWFNMKPGKAAEETL; this is encoded by the coding sequence ATGAATGGTTTTTATCTGGTACTCATCGCTGCTTTGGTGCTGACGATTTGTTATCGTTACTACGGCGCCTTCATGGCTGCAAAAGTATTAGCTCTTGATCCTAACCGACCGACTCCGGCTGTTGTCCACGAAGATGGCCATGATTATGTGCCCACGAATAAATGGGTTACTTTCGGTCATCATTTCGCCGCTATTGCCGGCGCCGGCCCGCTTGTCGGCCCGGTACTGGCAGCCCAGTTCGGTTATTTGCCGGGAACTATCTGGCTGCTTATCGGTGCCTGTATCGGCGGGGCAGTCCATGATATGATTATCCTGTTTGCCTCAATCCGCCATGATGGTAAATCTATTGCGGAAATTGCCAAGGCGGAAATTGGTAAATCGGCCGGTTTGGCTGCTGCCCTTGCCGTTATCTTTATTTTGGTTATCACCATGGCAGGTATGGGGATTGCGGTTGCCAACGCCCTGTTTAACAGTCCCTGGGGAGCGTTTACCGTTGGGGCCACCATCCCAATTGCCCTGTTCATTGGCATTTATATGCGCTATCTTCGTCCTGGCTGTGTGGGCGAAGCATCCTTTATCGGCGTTGCTTTGGTTATTGCCGCTGTATTTGGCGGAGCCTGGATACAACATTCTGCCTGGGCACCTTTTTTCACGCTTACCCGTTCCCAATTAGATATTTTACTTCCTTTATATGGTTTTGTTGCAGCCGCGCTGCCGGTATGGCTCCTGCTGGCTCCGCGTGATTATTTAAGCACCTACATGAAGATCGGTACGATTGCTGCCTTGGCTTTAGGAATTATCATTGTTCAACCCCAGATCCAGATGCCGGCGATTACGCCCTTTATTAGTGGCGGCGGTCCTGTTGTTCCCGGTCCGGTATGGCCTTTTGTCTGTATTACTGTTGCCTGCGGGGCAATCTCCGGCTTCCATTCAGTCATTGCCACCGGTACAACGCCTAAAATGATTACCAACGAAAGCGAAATACTGCCAATTGGTTTTGGTGCCATGCTGGCGGAATCCTTTATTGGCCTCATGGCTTTGATTGCGGCAACCAGTCTGGTTCCTGCCGATTACTTTGCTATCAACAGTACGCCGGCAGCCTTTGCCAAGCTGGGAATGGTTGTCGAGGAGCTTCCCTGGTTATCACAAATGGTTGGTGAAGATGTTGCCGGCCGGCCTGGCGGTGCGGTATCACTTGCCGTAGGTATGGCGCACATTTTTGCTAAAATCCCCGGACTGGAAAACTTTATGTCCTTCCTCTATCACTTTGCCATCATGTTTGAAGCCCTGTTCATTTTAACCATTATTGATGCCGGTACCCGGGTTGGCCGTTATTTATTGCAGGAAGTTGGCGGCATGATCTACAAACCGCTTGGTGATGTACATTGGACTCCCGGCATCGTGTTTACCAGTGCATTAATCTCCTTTGCCTGGGGCTATCTGATCTTTGGCGGTTCGATTTCATCCATTTGGCCCCTGTTTGGTCTGTCTAACCAATTGCTGGCCAGCATGACGCTAACCATTGGTACTACCGTATTGCTGCGTATGGGCAAGGCAAAATACCTGTGGGTTACCTTGGTGCCACTTTCCTTTATGCTGGTTACGGCCCTGACTGCCGGTTTTTACAATATCTTTGAATTCTATTTGCCCAAAGGACAAATGTTACTGGCCGGTTCCAGTGCAGTCATGATGATTCTCATTGTCTTTGTCATTATTGATGCTGTAAAAGTATGGTTTAACATGAAACCTGGCAAAGCTGCGGAAGAAACGCTGTAG
- a CDS encoding NAD(P)/FAD-dependent oxidoreductase produces the protein MKQVYDAVIIGAGVVGSAVARELARFRLKIGVLEKELDVGCETSSRNTGVLHAGFTYKTGSLKAQCSVEGNAEFDKVAEELDIPFKRTGKVVVGFDEKDRQSLIKYKAIGDANGVPGLTMIDKQRLAELDSSAGGEFAMYAPSSGILNPFIYTIALAENARQNGVDFYFDQEVIGIQRINDLYEITTRHGVYQTRWVVNCAGLNAARISTLLGIDGYTIAGFKGEYFVLDKRVGKYLNMPVYPAPGPTGGFATHATPTVDGNVLVGPSSELVEDFADYGATPAVMENLIADGAKMFKHMKREHFIRNFSGIRPKLINKETRQVLDFVVEARAEAPNTINLVGIESPGLTCALPLARRAVALMREQEALTPNESFNPRRKGILCFAEQSREVQKELIAQDPNYGEIICRCETVTKAEILAAVHNCLGVETVLGIKNRTRATMGRCQGGYCETRIAEIIQEELQKKATGVIYGRPGSTMFTGRVRV, from the coding sequence ATGAAGCAGGTGTATGATGCAGTAATTATTGGCGCAGGCGTGGTCGGTAGTGCGGTGGCGAGAGAGTTGGCCCGGTTTCGCCTGAAGATCGGGGTTCTGGAAAAGGAACTGGATGTAGGCTGTGAAACCAGCAGCAGGAATACCGGTGTGCTGCATGCCGGCTTTACTTATAAAACCGGCTCCCTTAAAGCGCAGTGCAGTGTGGAAGGGAATGCCGAATTTGATAAAGTGGCCGAAGAATTGGATATTCCTTTTAAACGAACAGGCAAGGTGGTTGTCGGCTTTGATGAAAAGGACCGCCAAAGCCTGATAAAATATAAGGCCATTGGCGATGCCAACGGTGTGCCTGGCTTAACCATGATTGATAAGCAAAGACTGGCAGAACTGGATTCAAGTGCCGGGGGAGAGTTTGCCATGTATGCCCCTTCGTCCGGCATTTTAAATCCTTTTATTTATACTATTGCCCTTGCGGAAAATGCCAGGCAAAATGGCGTGGATTTTTATTTTGACCAGGAAGTCATCGGTATTCAAAGGATAAATGACCTTTATGAAATAACCACCAGGCATGGGGTATACCAAACGCGATGGGTGGTTAACTGTGCCGGGCTGAACGCAGCCAGGATTTCAACCCTGCTGGGGATTGACGGCTATACCATTGCCGGCTTCAAGGGCGAATATTTTGTGTTAGATAAAAGGGTTGGCAAATACCTCAATATGCCGGTATATCCGGCACCGGGGCCGACAGGCGGCTTTGCCACCCATGCAACGCCGACGGTGGATGGCAATGTGCTGGTTGGTCCAAGCTCGGAGCTTGTTGAGGATTTTGCCGACTATGGCGCAACACCGGCGGTGATGGAGAATTTGATTGCCGATGGCGCCAAAATGTTCAAACATATGAAACGGGAGCACTTTATCCGGAATTTCTCCGGAATTCGCCCCAAGCTGATCAATAAGGAGACGCGGCAAGTACTTGATTTTGTAGTAGAAGCAAGGGCAGAAGCCCCCAATACCATTAACCTGGTAGGCATTGAATCACCCGGGTTAACCTGTGCCCTGCCCTTGGCCAGAAGGGCGGTTGCCCTCATGCGGGAACAAGAAGCCCTGACACCTAATGAAAGCTTTAACCCGAGGAGAAAAGGCATCCTTTGCTTTGCTGAGCAAAGTCGTGAGGTACAAAAAGAATTAATTGCCCAAGACCCCAATTATGGCGAGATAATTTGCCGCTGTGAAACGGTGACTAAGGCCGAGATACTGGCGGCCGTCCATAATTGCCTCGGCGTGGAAACCGTACTGGGGATTAAAAACAGAACCCGCGCCACCATGGGGCGCTGCCAGGGCGGCTACTGTGAGACCAGAATTGCCGAGATTATTCAGGAGGAATTGCAGAAAAAAGCAACCGGGGTCATCTATGGAAGACCTGGTTCTACCATGTTTACCGGGAGGGTGAGGGTGTAA